In a single window of the Acetivibrio clariflavus DSM 19732 genome:
- the nifE gene encoding nitrogenase iron-molybdenum cofactor biosynthesis protein NifE, with product MDMSSTVKYEVLEERKDFICLKSKGDNNLQCEKHSIAGSISQRACVYCGARVVLNPITDAWHIVHGPIGCASYTWDIRGSLSSGPEIYRNSFSTDLREKDVVFGGEKKLTAAIDEICEKYSPKLIFVYATCIVGVIGDDIDAVCKRAEEEYKIRVIPVKSSGFSGNKSMGYKAACKALLKLMEENKGDKKIKGINILGDFNLAGEMWIISQYFKEIGINVVSKLTGDSRYEEIIQAPYASLNIVQCAGSMTYLAKEMEKKFGIPFIKVSFFGIEDTVSSIMNVAYAMGDKQSVKKAKELIEGELIRIEPKLDFYRRRLKGKRAAIYVGGGFKAISLIRQFNDLGMKTVMVGTQTGKKEEYEVLKNIVDEGTVILDDTNPVELEKFMTEKGADILVGGVKERPLAYKLGIAFCDHNHERKHPLCGFEGAVNFAKEIDSTINSPVWNVIRQGGYA from the coding sequence ATGGATATGTCAAGCACAGTCAAATATGAAGTTCTCGAGGAAAGAAAAGATTTTATATGTCTTAAGTCAAAAGGTGATAACAATCTTCAATGCGAAAAGCATAGCATTGCCGGCAGTATCAGTCAGAGAGCATGTGTCTACTGTGGTGCAAGGGTGGTTTTAAATCCGATTACCGACGCTTGGCATATAGTGCACGGTCCGATAGGCTGCGCCAGTTATACATGGGATATAAGAGGAAGTTTATCCAGTGGTCCTGAGATTTATCGCAACAGTTTTTCGACCGACCTGAGAGAAAAGGATGTGGTTTTCGGAGGAGAAAAAAAACTTACAGCTGCAATTGATGAAATATGCGAAAAGTATTCGCCGAAATTGATTTTCGTTTATGCCACTTGCATAGTCGGAGTTATTGGCGATGATATAGATGCAGTGTGCAAAAGAGCTGAGGAGGAATATAAGATTCGTGTTATTCCGGTAAAGTCAAGCGGTTTTTCAGGGAACAAATCAATGGGATATAAAGCTGCATGCAAAGCATTGCTTAAATTGATGGAAGAAAATAAAGGAGATAAAAAAATCAAAGGAATAAATATCCTGGGGGACTTTAACCTGGCCGGTGAAATGTGGATTATATCGCAGTACTTTAAGGAAATCGGCATAAATGTGGTTTCAAAACTTACCGGAGATAGCAGATATGAGGAAATAATCCAGGCACCATATGCCTCCCTCAATATTGTTCAATGTGCAGGTTCCATGACCTACCTTGCAAAGGAGATGGAAAAGAAATTTGGGATTCCTTTTATAAAAGTTAGTTTTTTCGGAATCGAAGATACCGTATCATCCATTATGAATGTGGCCTATGCCATGGGAGATAAGCAGTCGGTGAAGAAGGCAAAGGAATTGATTGAAGGAGAACTTATAAGAATTGAACCTAAATTGGATTTCTATAGGAGAAGGCTTAAAGGCAAAAGAGCTGCAATTTATGTTGGAGGAGGATTTAAGGCTATTTCTCTTATAAGACAGTTTAATGATCTTGGAATGAAAACTGTGATGGTGGGAACCCAGACAGGGAAAAAAGAAGAATATGAGGTGCTGAAAAATATTGTTGACGAAGGAACGGTTATTCTGGATGATACAAATCCGGTGGAACTTGAGAAATTTATGACGGAAAAAGGTGCGGATATCCTGGTGGGAGGTGTAAAGGAAAGACCTCTGGCATACAAACTGGGCATTGCATTCTGCGATCACAATCATGAGAGAAAACATCCGTTATGCGGTTTTGAAGGAGCAGTAAACTTTGCAAAGGAGATTGACAGCACTATTAACAGTCCTGTATGGAACGTAATACGTCAGGGGGGATATGCGTGA